One Synechocystis sp. LKSZ1 genomic window, TTCCTGATTGCGGTATCGCTTCAACTTTTTTGTTGCTTTGACCGAGAGACACCTCCCCGAATTCTCCTCTTAACTTCTCTGGGGAAAAGTGGTGGGCCTTGGGGAAATTGCTGGCGTTAGGGTGTGAGTGGGGTCATCATGTTGTTACGGGTTAAGGGTCAACCAATTGCCAAGTCTTGGCCAAAACGACGCCGACACGGGGGACTTAAATTTTTACTCCTTTCACCCCTCTTGGCTTTGGGGCTAGGCCTGGGCTATCGCCAATGGCAAATTCAGACCACGGAACCCCAAGCGATCTTCGTCCTGGGGGGCCACGAAAGCCGAGAATGGCAAGCGGCTGAGTTGGCCCGAGAAAAGCCCCATTTACCCATCTGGATTTCCTCAGGAAGTCCAGAGCATTATACGTATCAAATTTTTAGGCGGATGGGCATTGATGGGGGCCGCTTACACCTTAATTACCAGGCCCAGGACACCGTCACAAACTTTACGACTCTCGTGGATGACCTCCAAGCCCAGGGTATTCACAGCGTTTACCTCGTGACCTCAGATAACCATATGGCTAGAGCTCGGATCGTGGGGGAAATTGTCTTCGGCAGTCGTGGCATTCTTCTCAAGCCCCTGCCGGTGGCGTCCCAAGGCGAACCAGAAAGTCCCGAAAAACTCGTCCGGGATGGCCTACGAGCCCTCTTGTGGTTAGGAACCGGCAAAACCGGTGCCCATTGGTTACGCCGCGCGGTTTCCCAGCGGCCCTGACACCGCTATCCTTCCCTTTCTTCTTTTGCTATGACCCAGCTTGCCCTCTCCTCCGTTCTAGACTTAGCCCAGGGAATACGCCAAGGGGCATTATCTCCCCTGGAAGTCACGCAATACTTTCTAGAGCGCATTGAGCGCTATGATGCCCAACTGGGAAGCTTTACCTATGTTGCGGCGGAACAGGCCTTAGCGGAAGCTCGAACCAAAACCGAACAATGGTCTAAAAATCAGGACTTGCCCCCCTTCTGGGGCGTTCCCATTAGCATCAAGGATTTAAATGCTGTTGCTGGTATGCCAACGGGCTACGGCGTTCAGGCCCTCCAGCAGCAACCGACTGCCTACGACGATGGCCTGGTGATGCGACTTAAGCAAGCGGGATTTATTATCTTGGGGAAAACCGCTACCTCCGAGTTAGGCTCCTTTCCCTACACCGAAACACCCGGTCTTGCACCGGCCCGTAACCCCTGGCATTTAGACTATACCCCCGGTGGCTCTAGTGGTGGGGCAGCAGCGGCCTTAGCGGCGGGCCTCTGTCCGATAGCCCAGGGGTCAGACGGCGGAGGATCCCTACGAGGGCCGGCCAGTGCCTGTGGCCTGGTGGGGTTAAAACCCAGTCGAGGCAGGATTTCTAACGCGCCCCTAGGGGATTTTCAGAGTGGCATTGCCAGTCAAGGGGCCTTGACCCGAACCGTGCGAGAAGCGGCAGCCCTCCTGGATGTGATGGCGGGCTATACCACTGGTGATCCGTACTGGCTGGAGTCTCCGAGTATTCCTTTTGTCCAGGCTTTGCAACAGAATGTGCCCCCCCTACGCTTGGCCTACAGTTTTGCCATGGCCCCCTTTTCGCCTCAGGACGGCGTTGGCCAGCAGGCTGTCGAAAAAGCGATGACGGTTTTTGCCCAACAGGGCCATTCCCTAAAAGCGGCTTGCTTTGAGGCCCAGGGCCTGGTGGAACCCTTTACCCGAATTTGGCAGGCCGGGGTCGGCGCCGCCGGCATTCCCTTTGAGCTTTTGAGTCCCGTCAACCGTTGGCTAGGAGAAACCCAGGGAACCGCCGGTGACTATCTCCAGGCCGTGCGTCAGATGCAGATCCTATCGCGCCAGATTGTTGCCTTTTTTGACCAGTACGATGCCCTGATTTTGCCAGTGTATCACCATCAACCGATCCGTATTGGCCAATGGGCTGACCTCTCCCCAGCAGAAACGGTACAGAAAATTATTGAATGGGTGGCCCCCTGTCCGCCGATGAATGCGAGTGGCCTACCGGCTATTACCCTGCCCGTTGGCTTTGATTCCCAGGGCCTACCCTTTGGGGTACAACTGGTAGGAAAACCCGCAGGTGAGGCTCAACTCCTAGCCCTGGCCCATCAATTGGAAACTAATCTCAGTTTTCCACGACAACTACCGCCGCAGTTTTTAGATTAGGCACGGGACTGGCCGGAGTCGAACCGGCGGCCTAGCGCTTAGGAGGCAGTAAAGTGGCTAGCAAAAGCCTTACTGCATAACGATTTGAGGTTTTATTTTATTGAAGGGGTTAATTTTGGGGTTAAAATATTGCTATTAAACTACAGTTAACTTGCCATCTGTTAGATTGCGGTTTTTTACGGTAGTGCTTACCTATCTTCCAGTCAGTTTTAATGCCAGAGATTCTATCAGTTTCAATTCGACTAATTTTCTTGGCTAGGCAACCATAGCTTGTTCCGAGAATTTTAGCAGCTTGACTTAAACCAACCCAATCGCTTGGAATATCGTCGCCGTTTACTTTGGCAAAGCTCAAGTCTGAAGACAAAGAACTTCAAGAAGTCATTCTGACATTACAATCATTTCTTCTCCCCCACATGCAAGCGATCTCATACGAGCAAGCATTCAATCTAATCTGGCTTCCATCTGGGTTGTGGCAACTCAGTAACTAGGTAAAGCGATGATAAGCTTATGAGCTACCATCTAATAGTAATAGTGATCGCACCTTATTTCGCTTAATAGGTTTTAAAATTGTGATAGGTCATCTATAGTTTGAAGTATGCCAAATCATACTCATTCAAAAAAGCTCTATGATTACCCTACCTGGAATTGCCATCCAAAGCAAAATCTATGAGAGCTCAGCCTCGGTGGTTTATCGGGGCATCAGAGATGATGGAAGAGAGATCGTTGTAAAAATGCTCAAACAAGACTACCCCTCTCCTCAAGAACTGATCCGCTACAGGCAGGAATATGATATTATCCGTTCTCTCGATCTGGAAGGAGTGATCAAGGCATATAGTCAGCAGAACTATCAACGTACGCTCGTCATTCTTTTAGAAGACTTTGGGGGAGAGTCCCTAGATTGGTGGATGCGATCGCATCCAGAGACTTTCTGCCCGATGGACTTATCTACTTTTCTACGTCTTGCCATAGAAATCACAGATATTCTGGGCAGAATCCATGCTGCCCATGTCATTCATAAGGATATTAACCCTGGAAATATTGTCCTCAACCTGGATACTGGCGTTGTCAAAATTATCGACTTTGGGATTGCAACCCAATTTAGCCGCACGAATCCGACTTTCAAGAGTCCTCATATTTTAGAAGGGACACTTGCCTACCTGTCTCCAGAGCAAACAGGGCGGATGAACCGATCGCTCGATTACCGCACTGATTTTTACTCGCTTGGTGCTACATTCTACGAATTGCTTACGGGACAAGTGCCGTTTCCCACAACAAACATCCTGGAACTCATCCATTGTCATATTGCCAAACAACCTGTACCGCCACATGAACTAAATACAACGGTTCCTAGAACGATTTCGGACATTGTGATGAAATTAATGGCGAAAAATGCAGAGGATCGCTATCAGGGTGCCTGGGGCATCAAAGCAGATTTGGAACGCTGCGCTCATGAATTAGAATCAAGCGATCGCATCGATTCCTTTCAACTTGGATTGCATGATGTTTCTAATCAGTTTCAAATTCCTCAGAAGCTGTATGGACGAGAGGCAGAGATTGCAACATTATTGGCGGTATTTGAGAGAGTAGTGGGGGGAGACTCGGAGATACGCGGAGGCGAGGAGAGTGACAATATCTCTGCGTCTTCTAAAATGATGTTGGTTTCCGGCTATGCAGGCATTGGTAAATCAGCATTAGTAAAGGAACTCTATAAGCCCATCACGGCAAAGAGTGGGTATTTTATCACTGGCAAGTTTGACCAATTTCAGCGCAACATTCCCTACAGGGCGATCACGGATGCACTGCAAAAATTGGTGCAACAATTACTGAGTGAGCCAGATGAGCAAGTAAAACAGTGGCGATCGCTTCTCCAAACTGCCTTGGGAAGCAACGGACAACTCATCGTTGATGTGATTCCCGAAGTAGAACTCATTATCGGCAAACAGTTACCAGTACAAGAGGTGGGAGCCACGGAAGCTCAAAATCGCTTCAACCGCGTCTTCCAGCAGTTCATCCGAGTATTCTGCTCAAAAGATCGTCCACTCGCGATCTTTCTCGACGACTTACAGTGGGTAGATTCGGCAACACTCAAATTAATTGAGCTAATCATGCTTGATGAGCAAATCCAATCTTTATTTCTGATTGGAGCCTATCGAGATAATGAAGTAAATCCAACGCAACCATTGATGTTAACGCTAGAGCGATTACGAAAACAAGGAGCAGTACTTCAGGAAATTGCTCTAGCACCCTTAACATTGAAACCGGTGAGTCAGTTGCTTGCTGAAACGCTATATCAAAATTCAGCCACCGTTCGTTCCTTGGCTGAGTTAGTGCTGCGTAAAACTGAAGGTAATCCTTTCTTTGTTAACGAATTTATGAGATTTATACATAGTGAGAACCTATTGAGCTTTGACGCAGAAAATCTAAGCTGGCAATGGAATATTGACCAAATTCAAGCCCAAGATATCACTGATAATGTAGTGGAACTGATGCTCCTCAAGTTAAAGAAGCTGCCAGAGGCAACGCAGCAAATGCTCTGCTTAGCCGCTTGTGTGGGGGCTGAATTTAATTTAGAGACGTTAGCGATTGTTTGCGAGCAATCTCTTAAAAGCATTTCTCTAGATTTGCTCGTAGCGGTACAAGTTGGATTAATTCAACCCCTGTCAGAATTAGACGAAAACTTGTTAGTACAAAAATATAAGTTCTTGCACGATCGCGTGCAGCAAGCTGCCTATGCCTTGATTGATGAAGCACAGAAACAAGTGGTTCACCTCCAAATTGGTCGCAATCTACTCAAAAAAACGTTGCCAGAGCGGTTGTCAGAGCGGCTGTTTGAAATTGTTGATCATCTTAATCATGGGATTGAGCTTGTTACCGATCAAGTAGAACGGGATGCAATTGCCCAGTTGAATCTATTGGCAGGTCAGAAAGCAAAAGGGGCGATTGCTTATAGTACGGCAAGAAACTATTTAGCTATGGGGAGACAATGGCTAGAAGCCGCTACTTGGTATACAAGTTATCAGTTGACCTTAGCGTTATATGTAGAGACAACAGAAATCGCGTTTCTGTGCGGCAATTTCGAGGATGTAGAAAGATGGGCAGAAATCGTCCTGCAACATGTTAGAACAGTTCTTGATGGCATAAAAGTTTATAGAGTCAAAATTCAGGCTGATATCGCGCAGAACCATCCTCTGCAAGCAGTTGATACGGGATTACAGATTTTACAACAACTGGGAATCAGTTTTCCTAAACAGTCAAGTCTCCCGGACATTTGTACTGAATTAGACATAATCACATCTCTCTTGAATAAGAAAACAATTGAGGATTTGAGCCGTTTGCCCAACATGACTGAGCCAGAAAAGTTAGCAGCAATGCAAATCCTATCAGACATCACGATCACTGCTAAATATGCTGCTCCCAACTTACTGCTACTAATCACATCTAAACAAGTCAATTTGTCAATTTTGTATGGTAATGCATCTGTGTCGCCCTTTTCCTATACCATTTTTGGATTAATTCTTTGTGGTTTGGTTGGGGACATCGAATCTGGTTATCAGTTTGGACGGCTTGCTCTCAGGTTGTTGTCTCGACCGAATACCCATTCACTCAAAGCTAGGACATTGTTCATGGCATATGAACACGTCCTGCACTGGAAAGAGCATATTAAAGAATCACTAGAGCCATTGCTAGAAATCTATCAAATTGGACTAGAAACTGGGGATTTAGAATTCGCAGCTTATTGTGCTCATTGCTATTGTTTTCAGCTCTATGTTGTTGGAAAAGAACTCGCAGAGGTTGAGTACACTATGAAAACCTACAATGCTGCGATTAGTCGAATCAAACAGAAAACAGCACTGACATGGAATCAAACGTTTCAGCAGGCAATCGCGAATTTGATGGGATATTCAGTTAATCCAATTCGTTTAATTGGTCGATTTTATAATGAAGAGGACGAATTACCAAAACATAAAGTAGCAAATGATGGAACAGCAATCTTTGATGCCTATTTTAATAAACTTTATCTGTGCTATCTCTTTTCTGAGTATGCTCAGGCAATTGAAAACTCAGATGTAGCAGAACCTTATTTCATCCCAATTATGGGCACGCCACTTGGCCCTTTATACTATTTCTATGATGCGTTAGCAAGGTTGGCTATATATCCAGGCAGCAGCACTGAAGTACAAGCAGAAATCCAAAAAAAAGTTACGGCAAGGCAAGAGAAAATGAAACGCTGGGCAGATTATGCACCAATGAATTATTTGCATAAGTATCATTTAGTTGAGGCAGAGAAAGCGCGAGTCTTGGGTCAGTTGTTTGAGGCAGAGGAGTTCTACGAACAAGCGATTCAAGGGGCAAAAGACAATGAATATCTTCAAGAAGAAGCATTAGCTTATGAATTAGCTGCCAAGTTTTATCTAGACCGGGGTAGGTCAAAGTTTGCTCAAACCTACATGAAAGAAGCTCATTACTGTTATGAACGCTGGGGAGCAACTGCGAAGGTTAAAGATCTAGAAACTCGGTACCCACAGTTCTTTCCTCTGTCGTCGGGTGTGAACGCTCCTTCAATCCGCTCCACGGCTGGAACCACCCCTAATACCTCACAGGTTGCTTTCGATTTAGCAACTGTGCTAAAGGCATCTCAGGCGATTTCAAGTGAAATCGAGCTAGATCAATTGCTTCGTTCCTTGATGGGGATCTTAATCGAGAATGCTGGTGCACAAACGGGCTGTTTAATTCTAGAAAATGCAGGAACATGGACAATCGAAGCTTCTTGCGAACTCAATGACGGTGAGCATATCTGTGCAGAACAAGTGCTGCAATCGCTTCCAATGACCGATCACTTACCCGAATCGATTATTCAGTATGCGATCCGAACACATGAAACCGTCCTCTTAAATGATGCCGCTCGTGAAGGTAATTTCATCCATGATCCCTATATTCAGCGTAATCAAATTCAATCTATCCTATGCTTGCCACTACTGAATCAAAGTAAGCTCGTTGGCGTTCTATACTTAGAAAATCAATTAACAACTGGAGCTTTTACACCGGAGCGATCGCAAGTTCTGAATCTACTCTTGACTCAGGCAGCGATCTCAATTGAAAATGCTAGGATCTATTCAAAACTTCAAAAGAGCAAAAGCCAATTGACGCAATTTCTAGAAGCAATTCCAGTTGGTGTTGCAGTTGTCGATAAATTGGGTCACCCTTATTATTTCAACCAACGAGCAACTCAGCTATTGGCTAAAGATATAGATCCTTCTCTGACGCTCGATGATCTTACAGAGGTTTATCAAGCTTATCTAGCTGGAACTAATCAAAAATATCCAACTGAGAGAATGCCAATTATCCGGGCGTTAACGGGCGAACATACTACAGTTGATGATATAGAAATTCACCGCAACAACGCCATAATTCCCATTGAGGCATGGGGAACTCCAGTATTTGATGAACAGGGTAATGTGATTTATGCGATCGCCGCCTTTCAAGACATCACAGAACGGAAACAAGCAGAACACCTCTTAGCAAATTACAACCGCACTTTGGAACAGGAGGTTGCGGAACGAACAGCGGCGTTACAGCAAAGCGAAGCAGAACTGAGCGCTCGTGAGCAAGAATTACGGCTCATTACAGACGCTCTCCCGGTTGGTATTGGTTACATTGATGCCAAGCAACGCCACCGCTTTGTCAACCGTACCTATGAGATTTGGCGCAACTGTAGCCGAGATGAAATTTTAGGCAAGTCGATTCGTGAACTGGTAGATCATACATCGTATCAAATAATAGAACCTTACATTAACCAGGCGCTAAGGGGAGAAACAACCACGTTTGAAGCAGAAATGCCTCTGCCAGCAGGCAAAAAGTACTTGAGTGTAACCTTAATTCCTGATTTCGATGCAAATGCTCAAGTCATTGGATTTTATGCTTTAAACACAGACATCAGCGATCGCAAACGTGCTGAAAAAACCTCAATTCTGGAAGAGCGCAACCGCATGGCACGAGAAATTCACGATACGCTAGCCCAAGCGTTTACTGGAATCCTACTGCATATTGGAGCAGCAACAGAGCAGGTTACAAAGAACCCAGAGAAGGCACAGGCACATATGGAAACAATCGATGAATTGGCACGCACTGGACTGGCTGAAGCTCGGCGATCGGTGACCACTCTCCGACCGAAACTGTTAGAGGAGGGAGACTTATATCGTGCCCTCAATCATCTAACTGCTCAAATGAATTCTTCTACAAATACTCATATCACCTGTGAAATCATCGGTGTCATCTATGCTTTATCACCCGATGTTGAAAATAACCTATTACGCATTGGACAAGAAGCATTAACGAATGCCATAAAATATGCTCACGCTACCACAATTCACGTTGAATTAGTCTATGAGGAGTCGCAGTGTCTTTTACAGATTAAAGATGATGGAAAGGGATTTGAAGTTGACCAAGTATACCCAACCAAGGGATTTGGTTTATTGGGGATGAGCGAACGGGTCGAACAGATTGGAGGTGAGTTAATCATCCGCAGTCAGCCTGATCGCGGTACAGAGATTATCGTAATCGTGAACCGAGAGTAAGTCATGAGCCAAACAGCAGTTATTCGGTGTCTGATTGTGGACGATCATGCCATTGTACAACAAGGATTAGAAGCGATCATCAATGAAGAAACAGATATGATTGTGATTGGTCGTGCCAAAGACGGTATTGAAGCAATCCAGTTGTTCCGCCAAGCGCAACCTGACGTAACCTTAATGGACTTACGGATGCCCCAAATGGGAGGAGTGGAAGCGATTACTGCGATTTGTGCTGAATTTAACACGGCTCGCATCATTGTATTGACGACATATGACGGAGATGAAGATATTTATCGGGGGTTACGAGCAGGTTCAAAGGGTTATCTGCTCAAAGACTGTAAGCCCAACGAACTGCGAACTGCTATTCGCACCGTTCACGATGGGCAGCAGTATATTCCACCTCATGTTGGCGCTAAGTTAGCCCAGCGAATGACCAATCCAGAGTTGACCGCTCGCGAATTAGAAGTGCTGCGGTTGGTGGCACAGGGGATGAACAATCTGGAAATCGGTACTGCCTTAAGTATTACGGAAAGTACTGTCAAATCGAATATCAACCGCATTTTAAGCAAGTTGGGAGCTAAAGATCGCACGCAAGCAACCATTATTGCCTTAAAACGAGGGATTGCCAGCCTATAAGAATGTTTTATGAACTTAAGTATGATATAAACCCAATACCTAAGTTTACCTAATAATTGATCGATTTGTTGATTCAAGTATAGCCCCTGAATTGACGACAGATTTAAGTTAGTCTCCTAAACTAAGGACATCAAAATAATTGTAGGAGTAAGAAAAATATTTCCCAGTGTTACTTGCACGGTGAATGCTCTTTCCTCTAAAGGTTAAGTATAAGGCCCGATATTTCTGACGAAGCATCGGGCGATCGAAACCATTTAAATTTCCTGATTCCTAGTCCAAAAATAGTTCTACACAGTTTCATCAACTTACCTTTGGCAGCTATAAATGAAACTCATCTCTGTCAATATCGGACTTCCTCGTGAAGTGCTCTGGAAAGGAAGACTAGTGAAAACTGGAATTTTCAAGGAGCCTATCAGCGGGCGGGTAATGGTGCGATCGCTCAATTTAGATGGTGATGGACAAGCCGATCTAACCGTTCATGGCGGATTGGAGAAAGCAGTATATGTCTATCCGTTTGAGCATTACGATTACTGGCGACGTGAATTACCTGACACAGAGTTGACTCTGGGCAACTTTGGTGAAAATTTCACTACCACTGGGATAAAAGAAGAGGAATTGAATATTGGCGATCGCTTTCAGGTCGGTACTCTCAAACTAATGGTGACGCAACCGCGACTGCCTTGCTACAAACTAGGGATTCGGTTTGGGCGAGCGGATATGGTGAAACGCTTTCTCGCCAGTCGTCGAACCGGATTTTACTTCTCCGTTTTGCAAGAGGGCGAAGTCGGAACTGGAGACACCCTAGAGTTGGTGAGCCGAGATGAGAACCATATTACGGTTGCCGACATCACTCAACTTTATACCCACGAGCAGAACAATCCAGAGTTAATTCACCGTGCTGCTCAATTAGAAGCATTACCCGCAAGTTGGCGCAACTACTTTCAACAACAGAGCCGTCGTTAGGCTTTGAAATCACAACAAGTTCATAAGGAGCAATCTCATGACCGCATTTCGTACTGTCTCGGTCGATGGTTTAGATATTTTTTACCGCGAAGCTGGTTCCCGCAGTAATCCCACGATTCTGCTATTGCATGGTTTTCCGACCTCTTCTCACATGTTCCGTAACCTGATTTCTGCACTTGCGGATCGCTTCCACCTAGTTGCACCTGACTATCCAGGATACGGTAACAGTTCGACACCAAGCGTGAATGAGTTTGACTACACGTTCGATCGCCTAGCTGAGATTGTGGAGAAATTCATCGCCGCGATCGATCTCAAGAAATACAGCCTTTACGTGATGGATTATGGTGCACCTATTGGCTACCGCATTGCCGCTAGATATCCAGAGCGTGTGCAATCTCTGATTGTTCAGAATGGCAATGCTTATGAGGAAGGTTTGCGGGAGTTTTGGGAGCCGATCAAAGCTTACTGGCAAGAGCGATCGCCTGAGAATGCGGAAAAGCTCAAATACCTTTTCACGCTAGAAGCAACGAAGTGGCAATATACCAATGGTGTTCGTAATCTGGAAGCAATCAGCCCTGATACCTGGACTATCGATCAACATTTTCTCGATCGCTCTGGAAACGAAGAGATTCAACTGGCGCTGTTTTATAGCTATGGCAGCAATCCACCACTCTATCCCCAATGGCAAGAGTATTTCCGCAAGTATCAACCACCAACCCTGATTGTGTGGGGTAAGAACGACTACATCTTCCCTGCTGATGGTGCTTATCCCTATCAGCGCGACTTGAAAGATGTCGATTTCCATTTACTCGATACAGGCCATTTTGCGCTGGAGGAAGAGGGAGAGGCGATCGCCGAGCATATTCGACAATTTATGACCACTCGTATTACAGAACGCATGAATGTGTA contains:
- a CDS encoding MOSC domain-containing protein, yielding MKLISVNIGLPREVLWKGRLVKTGIFKEPISGRVMVRSLNLDGDGQADLTVHGGLEKAVYVYPFEHYDYWRRELPDTELTLGNFGENFTTTGIKEEELNIGDRFQVGTLKLMVTQPRLPCYKLGIRFGRADMVKRFLASRRTGFYFSVLQEGEVGTGDTLELVSRDENHITVADITQLYTHEQNNPELIHRAAQLEALPASWRNYFQQQSRR
- a CDS encoding YdcF family protein, with the protein product MLLRVKGQPIAKSWPKRRRHGGLKFLLLSPLLALGLGLGYRQWQIQTTEPQAIFVLGGHESREWQAAELAREKPHLPIWISSGSPEHYTYQIFRRMGIDGGRLHLNYQAQDTVTNFTTLVDDLQAQGIHSVYLVTSDNHMARARIVGEIVFGSRGILLKPLPVASQGEPESPEKLVRDGLRALLWLGTGKTGAHWLRRAVSQRP
- a CDS encoding AAA family ATPase; the encoded protein is MITLPGIAIQSKIYESSASVVYRGIRDDGREIVVKMLKQDYPSPQELIRYRQEYDIIRSLDLEGVIKAYSQQNYQRTLVILLEDFGGESLDWWMRSHPETFCPMDLSTFLRLAIEITDILGRIHAAHVIHKDINPGNIVLNLDTGVVKIIDFGIATQFSRTNPTFKSPHILEGTLAYLSPEQTGRMNRSLDYRTDFYSLGATFYELLTGQVPFPTTNILELIHCHIAKQPVPPHELNTTVPRTISDIVMKLMAKNAEDRYQGAWGIKADLERCAHELESSDRIDSFQLGLHDVSNQFQIPQKLYGREAEIATLLAVFERVVGGDSEIRGGEESDNISASSKMMLVSGYAGIGKSALVKELYKPITAKSGYFITGKFDQFQRNIPYRAITDALQKLVQQLLSEPDEQVKQWRSLLQTALGSNGQLIVDVIPEVELIIGKQLPVQEVGATEAQNRFNRVFQQFIRVFCSKDRPLAIFLDDLQWVDSATLKLIELIMLDEQIQSLFLIGAYRDNEVNPTQPLMLTLERLRKQGAVLQEIALAPLTLKPVSQLLAETLYQNSATVRSLAELVLRKTEGNPFFVNEFMRFIHSENLLSFDAENLSWQWNIDQIQAQDITDNVVELMLLKLKKLPEATQQMLCLAACVGAEFNLETLAIVCEQSLKSISLDLLVAVQVGLIQPLSELDENLLVQKYKFLHDRVQQAAYALIDEAQKQVVHLQIGRNLLKKTLPERLSERLFEIVDHLNHGIELVTDQVERDAIAQLNLLAGQKAKGAIAYSTARNYLAMGRQWLEAATWYTSYQLTLALYVETTEIAFLCGNFEDVERWAEIVLQHVRTVLDGIKVYRVKIQADIAQNHPLQAVDTGLQILQQLGISFPKQSSLPDICTELDIITSLLNKKTIEDLSRLPNMTEPEKLAAMQILSDITITAKYAAPNLLLLITSKQVNLSILYGNASVSPFSYTIFGLILCGLVGDIESGYQFGRLALRLLSRPNTHSLKARTLFMAYEHVLHWKEHIKESLEPLLEIYQIGLETGDLEFAAYCAHCYCFQLYVVGKELAEVEYTMKTYNAAISRIKQKTALTWNQTFQQAIANLMGYSVNPIRLIGRFYNEEDELPKHKVANDGTAIFDAYFNKLYLCYLFSEYAQAIENSDVAEPYFIPIMGTPLGPLYYFYDALARLAIYPGSSTEVQAEIQKKVTARQEKMKRWADYAPMNYLHKYHLVEAEKARVLGQLFEAEEFYEQAIQGAKDNEYLQEEALAYELAAKFYLDRGRSKFAQTYMKEAHYCYERWGATAKVKDLETRYPQFFPLSSGVNAPSIRSTAGTTPNTSQVAFDLATVLKASQAISSEIELDQLLRSLMGILIENAGAQTGCLILENAGTWTIEASCELNDGEHICAEQVLQSLPMTDHLPESIIQYAIRTHETVLLNDAAREGNFIHDPYIQRNQIQSILCLPLLNQSKLVGVLYLENQLTTGAFTPERSQVLNLLLTQAAISIENARIYSKLQKSKSQLTQFLEAIPVGVAVVDKLGHPYYFNQRATQLLAKDIDPSLTLDDLTEVYQAYLAGTNQKYPTERMPIIRALTGEHTTVDDIEIHRNNAIIPIEAWGTPVFDEQGNVIYAIAAFQDITERKQAEHLLANYNRTLEQEVAERTAALQQSEAELSAREQELRLITDALPVGIGYIDAKQRHRFVNRTYEIWRNCSRDEILGKSIRELVDHTSYQIIEPYINQALRGETTTFEAEMPLPAGKKYLSVTLIPDFDANAQVIGFYALNTDISDRKRAEKTSILEERNRMAREIHDTLAQAFTGILLHIGAATEQVTKNPEKAQAHMETIDELARTGLAEARRSVTTLRPKLLEEGDLYRALNHLTAQMNSSTNTHITCEIIGVIYALSPDVENNLLRIGQEALTNAIKYAHATTIHVELVYEESQCLLQIKDDGKGFEVDQVYPTKGFGLLGMSERVEQIGGELIIRSQPDRGTEIIVIVNRE
- a CDS encoding amidase, which produces MTQLALSSVLDLAQGIRQGALSPLEVTQYFLERIERYDAQLGSFTYVAAEQALAEARTKTEQWSKNQDLPPFWGVPISIKDLNAVAGMPTGYGVQALQQQPTAYDDGLVMRLKQAGFIILGKTATSELGSFPYTETPGLAPARNPWHLDYTPGGSSGGAAAALAAGLCPIAQGSDGGGSLRGPASACGLVGLKPSRGRISNAPLGDFQSGIASQGALTRTVREAAALLDVMAGYTTGDPYWLESPSIPFVQALQQNVPPLRLAYSFAMAPFSPQDGVGQQAVEKAMTVFAQQGHSLKAACFEAQGLVEPFTRIWQAGVGAAGIPFELLSPVNRWLGETQGTAGDYLQAVRQMQILSRQIVAFFDQYDALILPVYHHQPIRIGQWADLSPAETVQKIIEWVAPCPPMNASGLPAITLPVGFDSQGLPFGVQLVGKPAGEAQLLALAHQLETNLSFPRQLPPQFLD
- a CDS encoding alpha/beta hydrolase, producing MTAFRTVSVDGLDIFYREAGSRSNPTILLLHGFPTSSHMFRNLISALADRFHLVAPDYPGYGNSSTPSVNEFDYTFDRLAEIVEKFIAAIDLKKYSLYVMDYGAPIGYRIAARYPERVQSLIVQNGNAYEEGLREFWEPIKAYWQERSPENAEKLKYLFTLEATKWQYTNGVRNLEAISPDTWTIDQHFLDRSGNEEIQLALFYSYGSNPPLYPQWQEYFRKYQPPTLIVWGKNDYIFPADGAYPYQRDLKDVDFHLLDTGHFALEEEGEAIAEHIRQFMTTRITERMNV
- a CDS encoding response regulator transcription factor; its protein translation is MSQTAVIRCLIVDDHAIVQQGLEAIINEETDMIVIGRAKDGIEAIQLFRQAQPDVTLMDLRMPQMGGVEAITAICAEFNTARIIVLTTYDGDEDIYRGLRAGSKGYLLKDCKPNELRTAIRTVHDGQQYIPPHVGAKLAQRMTNPELTARELEVLRLVAQGMNNLEIGTALSITESTVKSNINRILSKLGAKDRTQATIIALKRGIASL